Proteins from a single region of Apium graveolens cultivar Ventura chromosome 7, ASM990537v1, whole genome shotgun sequence:
- the LOC141674397 gene encoding uncharacterized protein LOC141674397, giving the protein MTDYFSKWIEAEAFKQITSKEVISFIKRNVLYKFGILSEIVCDNGSQFISDKIEAFCRKYNINLVNSTPRYPQANGQAESSNKVIINSLKKRYGLSTYDSNKHELTHDIDTIDELREVTKIRMAIYQQKVARSYNKNVHFRTFQVGDMVLRKVFHNMMDMSSGKFADIWERTYLITTVIGYGAYQLSTLDGVQIPRSWNALHLKFYHI; this is encoded by the exons ATGACGGACTACTTCTCCAAATGGATTGAGGCAGAAGCATTTAAACAGATTACAAGTAAAGAAGTGATATCCTTCATAAAGAGAAATGTTCTTTATAAATTTGGTATTCTATCTGAGATTGTGTGTGACAATGGCTCTCAGTTTATAAGTGACAAAATAGAAGCTTTCTGTAGGAAATACAACATCAATTTGGTAAATTCGACACCACGGTATCCACAAGCAAATGGCCAAGCCGAGTCCAGTAACAAGGTCATTATTAATAGCTTGAAGAAGAG GTATGGATTGTCGACGTATGATTCTAATAAGCATGAGCTGACACATGACATAGACACTATTGATGAATTAAGGGAAGTGACAAAGATACGCATGGCTATATATCAGCAAAAAGTAGCCAGAAGTTATAACAAAAATGTTCATTTCCGAACATTCCAAGTAGGTGACATGGTATTGAGGAAGGTGTTCCATAACATGATGGACATGTCATCAGGGAAATTTGCAGATATATGGGAACGAACCTACTTGATAACGACTGTTATAGGATATGGTGCATATCAATTATCAACTCTTGATGGTGTGCAAATTCCTAGGAGCTGGAATGCTCTTCACCTAAAGTTTTATCATATATAA